A single Pseudomonas sp. HN11 DNA region contains:
- a CDS encoding cytochrome P460 family protein: protein MKRLCMAAMALASSAAAFADSAPSPIYGVTIPDGYRQWELVAPAQEADPLNELRVVLGNSAALKAYREGKLPFPDGTVLAKLAWKHEQSPEFKTASIPGAATTVQFMVKDSKKYASTGGWGFGRFINGKPADEAQHQTCFACHQALVKDRDYVFTKLAP, encoded by the coding sequence ATGAAGCGCCTGTGCATGGCCGCAATGGCCCTGGCGAGTTCGGCTGCGGCCTTCGCCGACAGCGCTCCTTCACCCATCTACGGCGTGACCATTCCCGACGGCTACCGCCAGTGGGAACTGGTGGCGCCCGCCCAGGAAGCCGATCCGTTGAATGAGCTGCGCGTGGTGCTGGGCAACAGCGCGGCGCTCAAAGCTTACCGGGAGGGCAAGCTGCCCTTCCCGGATGGCACGGTCCTGGCCAAATTGGCGTGGAAGCATGAACAATCGCCGGAGTTCAAGACCGCTTCCATCCCCGGAGCTGCGACCACGGTGCAGTTCATGGTCAAGGACTCGAAAAAATATGCGTCCACCGGGGGATGGGGGTTCGGCCGGTTCATCAATGGCAAGCCGGCCGATGAAGCGCAGCACCAAACGTGCTTTGCGTGCCACCAGGCATTGGTGAAGGATCGAGACTATGTCTTTACCAAACTGGCGCCCTGA
- a CDS encoding alpha/beta fold hydrolase — translation MHTQLTRRFNRPSLFLALALSQFGILGVAHAEMPEAPTRAVASPQSAFGALKHVKAGLLDVAYAEVGPVTGPVVILLHGWPYDIDSYAQVAPLLAAKGYRVLIPYARGYGDTRFLSEKTLRNGQPAALASDVIDFMDALKIKQAVLGGYDWGARSADIVSALWPERVKALVSVSGYLIGNQAAGKNPLPPKAELQWWYQFYFATERGADGYQKNTHDFAKLIWQLASPEWKFDDATFDRSAKGLENPDHVAITVFNYRWRLGLVQGETKYDPLEQKLAQAPSIGVPTITLEGDANGAPHPKPEDYAKRFTGKYEFRLINGGVGHNLPQEAPEAFAKAVIDADHL, via the coding sequence ATGCACACTCAGTTGACTCGCCGCTTCAACCGCCCATCCCTTTTCCTGGCCTTGGCCTTGTCGCAATTCGGCATCCTGGGCGTGGCCCATGCCGAAATGCCCGAGGCGCCCACCCGAGCCGTCGCCAGCCCGCAAAGCGCGTTCGGTGCCCTCAAGCACGTCAAGGCCGGCCTGCTGGACGTGGCCTACGCCGAAGTCGGCCCGGTCACGGGGCCGGTGGTGATCCTGTTGCATGGTTGGCCCTACGATATCGACAGCTACGCCCAAGTCGCCCCGCTCCTGGCAGCCAAGGGATATCGCGTGCTGATTCCTTACGCCCGAGGTTATGGCGACACCCGTTTCCTCTCGGAAAAAACCCTGCGCAACGGCCAACCGGCGGCACTGGCCAGTGACGTGATCGATTTCATGGACGCGTTGAAGATCAAGCAAGCCGTACTCGGCGGCTACGACTGGGGCGCACGTTCGGCAGACATCGTTTCAGCGCTATGGCCGGAGCGAGTCAAGGCGCTGGTGTCGGTCAGCGGTTATTTGATCGGCAACCAGGCGGCGGGCAAGAACCCATTGCCGCCCAAAGCCGAGCTGCAATGGTGGTATCAGTTCTACTTCGCCACCGAGCGCGGCGCCGACGGCTACCAGAAAAACACCCACGACTTCGCCAAGCTGATCTGGCAACTGGCCTCGCCAGAGTGGAAGTTCGACGACGCTACCTTTGACCGCAGCGCAAAAGGCCTAGAGAACCCGGATCACGTCGCGATCACCGTCTTCAACTACCGCTGGCGCCTGGGCCTGGTCCAGGGTGAGACGAAGTACGATCCTTTGGAGCAGAAGCTCGCCCAGGCGCCGTCGATTGGCGTGCCGACCATCACCCTCGAAGGCGATGCCAACGGCGCTCCGCATCCGAAACCTGAAGATTACGCCAAGCGTTTTACCGGCAAGTACGAGTTCCGCCTGATCAACGGCGGCGTGGGCCACAACCTGCCTCAGGAAGCGCCCGAAGCGTTCGCCAAGGCGGTCATTGATGCGGACCATCTGTGA
- a CDS encoding PIG-L deacetylase family protein, which produces MKPAPLSDGRRGPPQVWNSAPQLAQIPTIAPSSLVPPGARVVIVAPHPGDEVLACGGLLQVLSTLEHPLQLISITDGSASHPGSNVWPASRLSVVRPQESAEALRRLGMPLHSLKWIRGGFCDNALGAREPQLSQFIARYLQPGDVVFSTWRNDGNDDHDTVGRASARACSLVGAQLYELPIWAWHWPAREGAIIPWQRARKVRLDTWSVARKLHAAHAYASQLAGDPQIGLAPMLAQVLLERMREPYEIVLS; this is translated from the coding sequence ATGAAGCCTGCCCCCTTAAGCGACGGACGTCGCGGCCCCCCGCAAGTCTGGAACAGCGCCCCCCAACTGGCGCAAATCCCCACCATCGCCCCGTCCTCTCTGGTGCCACCTGGCGCGCGCGTGGTGATTGTTGCGCCTCATCCTGGCGACGAAGTGCTGGCCTGCGGCGGCTTGCTGCAAGTGCTCAGCACACTGGAACATCCGCTGCAATTGATCTCCATCACTGATGGCAGCGCCAGCCATCCTGGCTCCAATGTGTGGCCGGCCAGTCGGCTCAGCGTGGTACGCCCTCAGGAAAGCGCAGAAGCCCTGCGCCGCCTGGGCATGCCGCTGCACAGCCTGAAATGGATCCGTGGCGGTTTCTGCGATAACGCCCTCGGCGCCCGTGAGCCACAATTGAGTCAGTTCATTGCGCGTTACCTGCAGCCGGGCGATGTGGTGTTCAGTACCTGGCGCAACGACGGCAATGACGACCACGATACTGTTGGCCGCGCCAGCGCCCGTGCGTGCAGTCTGGTGGGCGCGCAGCTATATGAACTGCCGATCTGGGCCTGGCACTGGCCCGCTCGCGAAGGCGCGATCATCCCCTGGCAACGCGCACGCAAGGTCCGCCTGGACACCTGGAGCGTGGCGCGCAAGCTTCATGCGGCCCACGCCTATGCCAGCCAATTGGCCGGTGACCCGCAGATCGGCCTGGCGCCGATGCTGGCCCAGGTACTCCTGGAGAGAATGCGTGAACCCTATGAGATCGTGCTGTCGTAG
- a CDS encoding glycosyltransferase, which yields MIGILIPVHNEEALLGDCLKAALIAANHPGLLGEDVKILVVLDSCTDGSAAIAQAYPVQYLEVQARNVGHVRGVGARHLLNHGARWISCTDADSRVAPDWLVAQLALGVDAVCGTVTVDAWSEGFDPAAQIRYHQAYEARDGHRHIHGANLGVSAGAYIRSGGFEPLACHEDVQLVRRLELCGASIAWSHTPQVITSARLDARAQGGFGDYLKGLMHAT from the coding sequence ATGATCGGCATTCTGATCCCGGTACACAATGAAGAGGCGCTGCTGGGCGACTGCTTGAAAGCCGCATTGATCGCGGCGAACCACCCCGGTTTGCTGGGCGAAGACGTCAAAATCCTGGTGGTGCTCGACAGTTGCACCGATGGCAGCGCCGCCATTGCCCAGGCCTATCCGGTGCAGTACCTGGAGGTTCAGGCGCGCAATGTGGGGCATGTGCGTGGCGTTGGCGCGCGGCATTTGCTCAATCACGGCGCGCGCTGGATCTCATGCACCGACGCCGATAGTCGTGTGGCACCCGATTGGCTGGTGGCTCAATTGGCGCTGGGGGTGGATGCAGTGTGCGGCACGGTCACGGTTGATGCGTGGAGCGAGGGTTTCGACCCTGCGGCGCAGATTCGCTATCACCAGGCCTATGAAGCGCGCGACGGTCATCGGCATATCCATGGTGCCAACCTGGGGGTGAGTGCTGGCGCTTATATTCGATCCGGCGGTTTTGAACCCCTCGCGTGCCATGAGGATGTTCAACTGGTACGCCGTTTGGAGCTGTGTGGCGCCTCCATCGCTTGGAGCCACACCCCGCAAGTGATCACCAGTGCACGCCTGGACGCCCGCGCCCAAGGTGGGTTTGGCGACTATCTGAAGGGTTTGATGCACGCCACCTGA